From a single Tachypleus tridentatus isolate NWPU-2018 chromosome 6, ASM421037v1, whole genome shotgun sequence genomic region:
- the LOC143254156 gene encoding prolyl 4-hydroxylase subunit alpha-1-like isoform X3 has product MNASMLQGFEYRAGDRIATWMFSLSDVEAGGATAFTYARTVVWPEKGSAAFWWNLKRNGEGDEMSRHGRVQCCTDLSGKIR; this is encoded by the exons ATGAATGCATCCATG TTACAAGGATTTGAATACCGGGCTGGAGACCGGATTGCAACGTGGATGTTCTCT CTATCTGATGTCGAGGCCGGTGGAGCCACTGCTTTTACTTATGCCAGAACTGTGGTTTGGCCAGAGAAG GGATCTGCTGCGTTCTGGtggaatttaaaaagaaatggggAAGGAGACGAGATGAGCCGTCACGGGCGTGTCCAGTGCTGCACGGATCTAAGTGGG AAAATACGTTAA
- the LOC143254156 gene encoding prolyl 4-hydroxylase subunit alpha-1-like isoform X2, which yields MNASMLQGFEYRAGDRIATWMFSLSDVEAGGATAFTYARTVVWPEKGSAAFWWNLKRNGEGDEMSRHGRVQCCTDLSGMPVCCPI from the exons ATGAATGCATCCATG TTACAAGGATTTGAATACCGGGCTGGAGACCGGATTGCAACGTGGATGTTCTCT CTATCTGATGTCGAGGCCGGTGGAGCCACTGCTTTTACTTATGCCAGAACTGTGGTTTGGCCAGAGAAG GGATCTGCTGCGTTCTGGtggaatttaaaaagaaatggggAAGGAGACGAGATGAGCCGTCACGGGCGTGTCCAGTGCTGCACGGATCTAAGTGGG ATGCCAGTCTGCTGCCCTATATGA
- the LOC143254161 gene encoding dynein axonemal heavy chain 7-like, with product MKSPPAGVKLVMEAICILKGIKPDRIPDPSGSGKMVEDFWGPSKRLLGDMKFLESLTNYDKI from the exons ATGAAGAGTCCTCCTGCAGGGGTTAAACTTGTCATGGAAGCAATTTGTATCCTCAAAGGTATCAAGCCAGATCGTATTCCTGACCCTTCTGGAAGTG GCAAAATGGTAGAAGATTTCTGGGGACCTTCTAAGCGTCTTCTTGGAGATATGAAGTTTTTAGAAAGCTTAACAAACTATGATAAA atttga
- the LOC143254156 gene encoding prolyl 4-hydroxylase subunit alpha-1-like isoform X1: MNASMLQGFEYRAGDRIATWMFSLSDVEAGGATAFTYARTVVWPEKGSAAFWWNLKRNGEGDEMSRHGRVQCCTDLSGHKPTCCVYHGKSIPGL, from the exons ATGAATGCATCCATG TTACAAGGATTTGAATACCGGGCTGGAGACCGGATTGCAACGTGGATGTTCTCT CTATCTGATGTCGAGGCCGGTGGAGCCACTGCTTTTACTTATGCCAGAACTGTGGTTTGGCCAGAGAAG GGATCTGCTGCGTTCTGGtggaatttaaaaagaaatggggAAGGAGACGAGATGAGCCGTCACGGGCGTGTCCAGTGCTGCACGGATCTAAGTGGG caCAAACCCACATGTTGTGTCTACCATGGGAAATCAATCCCAGGACTTTAA